In the Hordeum vulgare subsp. vulgare chromosome 7H, MorexV3_pseudomolecules_assembly, whole genome shotgun sequence genome, one interval contains:
- the LOC123408203 gene encoding non-specific lipid transfer protein GPI-anchored 7-like — MHCSAVLFFLLVLPRPRPAAAVDAGAPALAPAPAPAPAPGKSMSVTPAPLVPCLEDVLPCTAYLKSAGRPAPTCCTALGRAAASEMPCICQLLADPGMLADFNVTREQALGLPARCRLPAGCREGSIGTPDPVVEAPPPPAVRPPRNGHGGDPSGGDRCRTGSVSRAIWTTMLLGELFTIAVSF, encoded by the exons ATGCACTGCTCCGccgtgctcttcttcctcctcgtcctcccccGACCCCGTCCCGCCGCGGCCGTCGACGCGGGCGCCCCCGCCctagcccccgcccccgcccccgccccggccCCCGGCAAGAGCATGAGCGTCACGCCGGCGCCCCTCGTACCGTGCCTGGAGGACGTGCTGCCGTGCACGGCGTACCTCAAGTCGGCGGGGCGGCCCGCGCCGACGTGCTGCACGGCCCTCGGCCGCGCCGCGGCCTCCGAGATGCCGTGCATCTGCCAGCTGCTCGCCGACCCGGGGATGCTCGCCGACTTCAACGTCACCAGGGAGCAGGCGCTCGGGCTGCCCGCGCGCTGCCGCCTCCCCGCCGGCTGCCGCGAGGGCTCCATCGGCACGCCCGACCCAG TTgtggaggcgccgccgccgcccgccgtccGGCCGCCGCGCAATGGGCACGGCGGCGATCCGTCGGGTGGCGACCGGTGCAGGACGGGGAGCGTCTCGCGCGCGATCTGGACGACGATGCTGCTTGGCGAGTTGTTCACGATCGCTGTGTCGTTTTAG